In Ogataea parapolymorpha DL-1 chromosome I, whole genome shotgun sequence, the following are encoded in one genomic region:
- a CDS encoding DNA repair like-protein Rad1 has protein sequence MSDPLFEAVSDDEQTESELNRLLQEDHETEELTVPVITRESEPEPPAPVRLVFSDRESKTLNLTLSLGYQRQIVQELIEDDGLVILGRGLGLETIVANLLHVLGLSVIEDKKSLVLLVNASEAEIYKIGEELRELAWLDGKDEPVSFLSVSRDPTTLDKRRRLYEKGGILAITTRVLVTDFLGDVLNPDLVTGIVFLHAERVKEYSSERFIANLYRKKNKWGFVKALSDEPESMGAGFQPLYTRLKYLRLQKVMLWPRFHVDITNSLKSRKVENKVTEINVQMTDYMLKIQTGLLACMEACINELKRHNPEIASEYWTIENALDDEFVRNIRATLDPYWHRVSSTTKQVLYDFATLRELLGRLFTWDSVQFYQELSSIVEANKPSVTNNNKTMAPWLLLDEAMTVISCSKARVFDKVRDDNDAEATYLLEELPKWEQLAMILDDINEEKQHGDHSEDGPVLIMCTTAHCYSQLRNFLMSYKEYRAGNRTGFSARKLMVRILKQHLAWKKGTGSRTVKIQKELNRVSNQARSDMDDDVAVSRTFVRRKAVPNKRRRARGGAVMTSYNRMLSKTEDDDTVDDAVHEAMVDMLENEVGADLSDDEIKEEDIGSVPPEEFEEFMDHLEQTPDFEEVRSHGITFEYVDRTDQIIIEKFDAKASNYLLEEVMPSYIILYEPNLAFIRRVELFQSLRHTNPARCYFMYYGDSIEEQGYLNSIKREKDAFTRLIREKSMLPKTFITDEDESARFLPTVAQSTRIAGGNPLDTKNKVVVDVREFRSQLPFLCYLAAMEVIPCMLTVGDYVLSPKICIERKSIPDLVSSLKSGRLYQQCEQMFRYYELPALLIEFEEGKSFSLEPFTGYRDGRPLGTGPGSTAFQQDLQLKLMMLLIAFPSLKILWTSSPFETARLFRELKLNQDEPDVDKAINAGLNPLFDKDTYFNDMAIDLIQNIPGISSVNVHLIINKVRNIRELAQMSEAELAPLVGQEAAGKIVRFFERSI, from the coding sequence ATGTCCGATCCGCTTTTCGAGGCCGTTTCCGACGATGAGCAGACCGAATCCGAGCTCAACAGGCTGCTGCAGGAGGACCACGAGACGGAAGAGCTCACTGTTCCGGTGATAACCCGTGAAAGCGAGCCTGAGCCGCCTGCACCAGTGCGTCTTGTCTTTTCAGACCGGGAGAGCAAGACTCTCAACCTTACGCTAAGTCTTGGCTACCAGCGCCAGATCGtccaggagctgattgaggACGATGGATTGGTTATACTGGGCAGAGGTTTGGGGCTTGAAACCATCGTGGCAAACCTGTTACATGTTTTAGGGTTATCTGTGATAgaggacaagaagagcCTAGTTTTGCTGGTGAATGCAAGCGAAGCCGAAATATACAAAATCGGCGAAGAACTGCGCGAGCTGGCGTGGCTTGACGGCAAGGACGAGCCGGTCTCTTTTCTGTCTGTGAGCCGAGATCCGACTACCCTGGACAAACGACGCCGGTTATACGAAAAGGGCGGAATCCTGGCCATAACCACGCGAGTTTTGGTGACGGATTTTCTCGGCGACGTTTTGAACCCAGACCTCGTGACCGGAATTGTGTTTTTGCATGCAGAGCGCGTCAAGGAGTACTCAAGCGAACGGTTCATCGCCAACCTGTACcgcaagaaaaataaatggGGGTTTGTCAAGGCGCTTTCGGACGAGCCAGAGAGCATGGGCGCCGGGTTCCAGCCGTTGTACACGCGGCTGAAGTATTTGCGTCTCCAAAAAGTTATGTTATGGCCGCGGTTCCATGTGGACATAACCAACTCGCTCAAGTCGCGCAAggtggaaaacaaagtCACTGAGATCAATGTCCAGATGACAGACTACATGCTTAAAATCCAGACCGGACTGCTTGCGTGCATGGAAGCCTGCATAAACGAGCTGAAGCGACATAACCCGGAGATCGCGTCCGAATACTGGACTATCGAGAACgcgctggacgacgaatTCGTGCGCAATATCCGGGCCACGCTCGACCCATACTGGCACAGGGTCTCGTCAACGACAAAACAGGTGCTGTACGACTTTGCCACTCTCCGAGAGCTGCTCGGCCGGCTGTTTACGTGGGACTCTGTGCAGTTCTACCAGGAGTTATCGAGCATCGTCGAGGCAAACAAGCCGTCGGTGACAAACAATAACAAGACCATGGCCCcgtggctgctgctggacgaggccatgACGGTTATATCGTGCAGTAAGGCCCGGGTTTTCGATAAAGTGCgcgacgacaacgacgcAGAGGCCACTTActtgctggaagagctgccaAAATGGGAGCAGCTGGCGAtgattttggacgacatcaacgaagaaaaacagcacGGTGACCACTCTGAGGATGGGCCGGTCCTAATTATGTGTACGACGGCACACTGCTATAGCCAGCTACGCAATTTTCTAATGAGTTATAAAGAGTACCGGGCGGGCAACCGCACCGGGTTCAGTGCACGCAAGCTCATGGTGCGGATTTTGAAGCAGCATCTGGCGTGGAAGAAAGGCACGGGCAGCCGCACCGTGAAGATCCAAaaggagctcaacagaGTTTCGAACCAGGCACGTAGCGacatggacgacgacgtggcCGTGTCGCGGACGTTTGTGCGTCGCAAGGCGGTGCCGAACAAACGGCGTCGCGCGCGTGGCGGTGCAGTTATGACGTCGTATAACCGTATGTTGAGCAAGACGGAAGACGACGATACCGTCGACGATGCGGTCCACGAGGCGATGGTCGATatgctggaaaacgaggTGGGTGCCGATCtcagcgacgacgaaatcaaggaggaggacatAGGGTCTGTGCCGCccgaggagtttgaggagtTTATGGACCATTTGGAGCAGACTCCAGATTTCGAGGAAGTGCGCTCGCACGGCATAACTTTTGAGTATGTCGACCGGACTGACCAAATTATCATCGAAAAATTTGACGCCAAGGCCAGTAATTACctgctggaggaagtgATGCCGTCGTACATCATTCTGTACGAGCCGAATTTGGCCTTTATCCGACGAgtcgagctcttccaaTCTTTGCGGCACACGAATCCTGCTCGGTGCTATTTCATGTACTACGGAGATTCTATCGAGGAGCAGGGGTATCTGAACAGCATTAAACGGGAAAAGGACGCTTTCACGCGTCTTATCAGGGAAAAATCCatgctgccaaagacaTTTATAaccgacgaggacgagagCGCTAGGTTCTTGCCGACTGTTGCGCAGAGCACGAGAATTGCAGGGGGTAACCCGCTTGACACGAAAAATAAGGTCGTTGTTGATGTGCGGGAGTTCCGCTCGCAGCTGCCCTTTCTTTGCTACTTGGCCGCGATGGAAGTTATACCGTGCATGCTGACGGTTGGCGATTACGTATTGTCACCCAAAATCTGCATCGAGCGGAAGTCGATACCGGACCTGGTCAGCTCACTGAAAAGTGGCCGGTTATACCAGCAGTGCGAGCAGATGTTCCGGTACTACGAGCTGCCGGCGCTGCTGATCGAGTTCGAAGAGGGCAAgtcgttctcgttggaGCCATTCACAGGCTACCGCGACGGGCGGCCGCTGGGCACCGGGCCGGGCAGCACAGCGTTCCAGCAGGATCTGCAACTAAAGCTGATGATGCTGCTGATTGCGTTTCCAAGCCTGAAAATCTTATGGACCTCGTCGCCGTTCGAGACCGCGCGGCTGTTCCGggagctcaagctcaaccAGGACGAACCGGACGTCGACAAGGCGATCAACGCCGGGCTGAACCCACTGTTCGACAAGGACACCTACTTCAACGACATGGCGATCGATCTGATCCAGAACATTCCAGGCATTAGCTCTGTGAACGTGCACTtgatcatcaacaaggtgcGCAACATCCGCGAGCTGGCGCAGATGAgcgaggccgagctggcTCCTCTTGTTGGGCAGGAGGCTGCGGGCAAGATTGTGCGGTTTTTTGAGCGGAGTATATGA
- a CDS encoding Isozyme of methylenetetrahydrofolate reductase — protein MSIKISEKIKTLGPNDPFFSFEFFPPKTENGLRNLYARLTRMSLLGPLFVTVTWGAGGTTAHKTLDLAVTCQQELGLTTCLHLTCTNTSKEVIDDALERAKKAGIRNVLALRGDPPRDGVDPERHGHFKYAVDLVRYIREEHGDYFCVGVAGYPEGHVEGADNSDQDMKKDLPYLVEKVNAGADFLVTQMFYDADKFVHYVKTVRSTEEINNKDLIIIPGLMPINGYSIFQRASKLSHASIPEPLLEKFPEDIQNDDDKVKEIGVDVLSEMISKIHKDTNGEIRGFHFYTLNLEKSIAQIINKNELLSQVLKKKEEEEELEEETVSDEDIDEATTTAKRAAYADRFRQVNNQVIVDAPMRRSGARNSMSQVKTIVSISSGKGTLGKDATWDDFPNGRFGDSRSPAYGEIDGYGPSLKMTSTKAYELWGYPESLKDISKIFTNYLSGKINALPWSELGLNPETALIQEELIRLNELNWFTVSSQPATNCSKSSDKIFGWGPKNGYVYQKAFVEMFISKKDWETLLPRLNANEYVTYYVSDSRGGYASNLPGQKSNCVTWGVFPDREIVQTTIIEEESFRAWSEEAFNIWREWQMLYARGSVSHKLISQVLEQYLLVSVIHHDYPNEQALWELLLEE, from the coding sequence ATGTCCATCAAGATCAGTGAGAAAATCAAGACGCTGGGCCCGAACGACCCATTTTTCTCGTTCGAGTTCTTCCCGCCCAAGACTGAAAATGGATTGCGCAACCTGTACGCGCGGCTCACCAGAATGTCGCTTTTAGGCCCGCTTTTTGTCACCGTCACTTGGGGGGCAGGCGGCACAACGGCGCACAAGACGCTGGATCTCGCGGTGACGTGCCAGCAGGAGCTTGGCCTGACCACGTGCCTGCATCTCACGTGCACCAACACCTCGAAAGAGGTCATTGACGACGCTCTTGAGCGGGCCAAGAAAGCAGGAATCCGGAACGTGCTGGCTCTCAGAGGCGACCCGCCGAGAGACGGCGTCGATCCCGAACGTCACGGCCACTTTAAATATGCCGTCGACCTTGTGCGGTACATTAGAGAGGAGCACGGCGACTATTTCTGCGTCGGAGTGGCTGGGTATCCGGAGGGCCATGTGGAGGGGGCCGACAACAGCGACCAGGACATGAAAAAAGATCTGCCTTATCTGGTGGAGAAGGTGAACGCTGGGGCGGACTTTCTAGTGACGCAGATGTTCTATGACGCGGACAAGTTTGTGCACTACGTGAAGACGGTGAGGTCGACGGAGGAGATCAATAACAAGGACCTGATTATAATTCCTGGTCTGATGCCAATCAATGGTTATAGCATCTTTCAGCGCGCGTCGAAACTGAGCCACGCGTCGATTCCAgagccgctgctggagaaattccCCGAGGATAtccagaacgacgacgacaaggTCAAGGAGATCGGAGTTGATGTGTTGTCGGAGATGATTTCTAAAATTCACAAAGACACAAATGGCGAGATTCGCGGGTTCCACTTTTACACCCTAAACCTGGAGAAGTCGATTGCAcagatcatcaacaaaaacgaGCTTCTTTCGCAGgtgctgaagaaaaaagaggaggaggaggagcttgagGAGGAAACGGTttctgacgaggacattgacgaggcaacaacaacagctAAAAGAGCAGCGTATGCTGACAGGTTCCGCCAGGTGAATAACCAGGTTATAGTGGATGCTCCGATGAGACGTTCGGGAGCTCGAAACTCGATGTCGCAGGTCAAGACGATAgtctcgatctcgtcggGTAAGGGTACGCTGGGCAAGGACGCCACGTGGGACGATTTCCCTAACGGACGGTTTGGAGACTCACGCTCGCCCGCATACGGTGAGATTGACGGTTATGGCCCGTCGCTGAAAATGACTTCTACCAAAGCTTACGAGCTCTGGGGGTACCCAGAGAGCTTGAAGGACATTTCGAAGATCTTCACCAACTACCTGAGCGGCAAGATCAACGCGCTACCGTGGTCGGAATTGGGATTGAATCCGGAAACAGCGTTGATCCAGGAGGAGCTCATCCggctgaacgagctgaactGGTTTACGGTCTCGTCGCAGCCGGCCACAAATTGCAGCAAGTCGAGCGACAAGATTTTCGGATGGGGTCCGAAGAACGGCTACGTTTACCAGAAGGCGTTTGTGGAGATGTTCATTTCGAAAAAAGATTGGGAGACGTTGCTGCCTAGACTAAATGCCAACGAATACGTTACATACTATGTTTCCGACAGCAGGGGGGGCTATGCGTCGAATTTACCCGGCCAGAAGAGCAACTGTGTTACGTGGGGAGTTTTCCCCGACAGAGAGATTGTGCAAACGACCATCATCGAAGAGGAGTCGTTCCGTGCATGGAGCGAGGAGGCGTTCAACATCTGGCGAGAATGGCAGATGTTGTATGCGCGTGGGTCTGTGTCGCACAAGCTGATCTCGCAGGTGCTGGAGCAGTACCTGCTAGTAAGCGTGATCCACCACGACTATCCGAATGAGCAGGCTCTATGGGAgctgttgctggaggagtAA
- a CDS encoding Cytoplasmic serine/threonine protein kinase: protein MKTLTKVILNNKYQLEKRIGSGSYGVVYSARHLFTGKMYAIKIILKNQSVHGNKKLLEQMEAQILEMALANGGSLAANLLSLDMIEQNGTHCKILKEISLQLKVHKHPNILSLYKVYDLKPAIFVVMDYYPDGDLFNTIVEKQRYKNDPFLIKSVFLQLVDAITYCHSKNVYHCDIKPENILVADNGTKMILADFGLALQDHHIESNICCGSSYYMSPERIQNFCQGFDSKDAHSIHLERLLQPSSEGLRENVRFPTSAGDVWSLAIILINLVTIRNPWLKASLQDTTFKAFVKDPTVLMRILPISRELFHILCKYLRLNPWERGDLFEFRQDVLTCSRFAESGPLSIDSRIDLADQWQYSCQVPVDHVQLDKIKSRERAVPEEHETDHIIDLPLPKKRGQCGNCADCGYGLRPTPQPGVFNRLFHGKGSDEPYSGAENDNIRVMIHGVDSDASSVSSLSMASQIAVNGCSYINLEY, encoded by the coding sequence ATGAAAACTCTAACCAAGGTTATTCTTAACAACAAGTACCAGCTCGAGAAGCGGATTGGCTCCGGATCGTACGGAGTGGTATACTCTGCCCGCCACCTGTTCACGGGCAAAATGTACGCCATCAAGATCATCCTGAAGAACCAGTCTGTCCACggcaacaagaagctgctcgagcagaTGGAGGCCCAGATCCTCGAAATGGCCCTCGCTAACGGCGGCAGCCTCGCTGCCAACCTGCTCAGCCTCGACATGATCGAGCAGAACGGCACGCATTGCAAAATCCTCAAGGAGATCAGCCTGCAGCTCAAAGTGCACAAACATCCCAATATCCTGTCGCTGTACAAAGTTTACGACCTGAAGCCGGCGATTTTCGTCGTGATGGACTACTACCCGGACGGCGACCTGTTCAACACGAttgtcgaaaaacagcgCTACAAAAACGACCCGTTCCTCATCAAGAGCgtgtttctccagctcgtcgacgcCATCACCTACTGTCACTCGAAAAACGTCTATCACTGCGACATCAAGCCCGAAAACATCCTCGTCGCCGATAACGGCACCAAAATGATCCTCGCCGATTTCGGTCTCGCGCTCCAGGATCACCACATCGAGTCCAACATCTGCTGCGGTTCCAGCTACTACATGTCGCCCGAACGCATCCAGAACTTCTGCCAGGGCTTCGACTCCAAAGACGCGCACTCGATCCACCTCGAACGCTTGCTCCAGCCATCCTCCGAGGGCCTGCGCGAAAACGTGCGGTTCCCCACCAGTGCCGGCGACGTGTGGTCGCTGGCCATCATCCTAATTAATCTCGTCACCATCAGAAACCCCTGGCTCAAGGCCTCGCTCCAGGACACCACGTTCAAGGCGTTTGTCAAGGACCCTACCGTGCTGATGCGCATCCTGCCCATCTCGAGGGAGCTCTTCCACATCCTCTGCAAATACCTCCGGCTCAATCCGTGGGAACGCGGAGACCTGTTCGAGTTCCGCCAGGACGTGCTCACATGCTCGCGCTTTGCCGAGTCCGGCCCGCTCTCCATCGACTCCAGAATCGACCTTGCCGACCAGTGGCAGTACTCGTGTCAGGTGCCTGTTGATCACGTGCAgctcgacaagatcaagagcAGAGAGCGCGCCGTGCCCGAGGAGCACGAAACAGACCACATAATAGATCTCCCGCTGCCAAAGAAGCGTGGACAGTGCGGCAACTGCGCAGACTGCGGCTATGGCTTGCGTCCCACGCCGCAGCCCGGCGTGTTCAACCGTCTGTTCCACGGTAAGGGGTCAGACGAGCCGTACTCCGGCGCTGAAAACGACAACATCCGCGTGATGATCCACGGCGTCGACTCCGACGCGTCGAGCGTCTCCAGTCTCAGCATGGCGAGTCAGATCGCCGTCAACGGGTGCTCCTACATCAACCTCGAGTACTGA